Proteins co-encoded in one Setaria viridis chromosome 9, Setaria_viridis_v4.0, whole genome shotgun sequence genomic window:
- the LOC117838079 gene encoding organelle RRM domain-containing protein 6, chloroplastic isoform X1, translating to MMIRGARMVGLSSQVLGMRCFSTEIFVSRLSFYTTEEELKDVFSPFGNVKEARLMRDSQTGRLKGFGFVNYSSQAEAEKAVKAMHGRILRGRLIFVEMAQGRKS from the exons ATGATGATTCGAGGTGCGAGGATGGTGGGTTTGTCCTCTCAGGTTCTGGGCATGAGGTGCTTCAGCACGGAGATATTTGTGAGCA GATTATCATTTTATACGACAGAGGAAGAACTCAAAGATGTGTTTTCACCATTTGGCAATGTAAAAGAAG CTCGACTTATGCGTGATAGCCAAACTGGAAGGTTGAAGGGATTTGGTTTTGTCAACTATTCATCACAAGCAGAGGCGGAGAAAGCTGTTAAAGCAATGCATGGAAGG ATTCTACGCGGAAGATTGATTTTTGTGGAGATGGCCCAAGGACGCAAAAGCTAG
- the LOC117838079 gene encoding organelle RRM domain-containing protein 6, chloroplastic isoform X2, with amino-acid sequence MLDLQRASGLSFYTTEEELKDVFSPFGNVKEARLMRDSQTGRLKGFGFVNYSSQAEAEKAVKAMHGRILRGRLIFVEMAQGRKS; translated from the exons ATGTTGGATTTGCAACGAGCATCAG GATTATCATTTTATACGACAGAGGAAGAACTCAAAGATGTGTTTTCACCATTTGGCAATGTAAAAGAAG CTCGACTTATGCGTGATAGCCAAACTGGAAGGTTGAAGGGATTTGGTTTTGTCAACTATTCATCACAAGCAGAGGCGGAGAAAGCTGTTAAAGCAATGCATGGAAGG ATTCTACGCGGAAGATTGATTTTTGTGGAGATGGCCCAAGGACGCAAAAGCTAG
- the LOC117838076 gene encoding indole-3-acetaldehyde oxidase: MGRAAAAAVVVAVNGQRYEVAGVKPSTTLLEFLRTRTPVRGPKLGCGEGGCGACVVLISKYDPATDEVTEFSASSCLTLLHSVNRGSVTTSEGIGNTRDGYHPVQQRLAGFHASQCGFCTPGMCMSIFSALSKADKKSGRPDPPPGFSKITASEAERAVSGNLCRCTGYRPIIDTCKSFSADVDLEDLGLNCFWKKGNEPADASKLPSYNSRAVCTFPEFLKAEIKSAVDQVNGALVTVSDDGWYHPKSIEELQRLFDSNWFDENSVKIVASNTGSGVYKDQDLYDKYIDIKGIPELSVINRSSKGIEIGSVLSISKAIEILSDGNLVFRKIADHLNKVASPFIRNTATIGGNIMMAQRLPFASDIATILLAAGSTVTILVASKRLCITLEEFLQQPPCDPRTLLLSIFVPEWGSDDITFETFRAAPRPFGNAVSYVNSAFLARTSSDHHIEDICLAFGAYGVDHAIRARKVEDFLKSKSVSPSVILEAVQLLKENVSPSEGTTHPEYRISLAVSFLFSFLSSLANSSSAPSKADTLNASYTNGITNVSTEYSPVEHLKVDCNDLPIRSRQEMVFSDEYKPVGKPIKKAGAELQASGEAVYVDDIPAPKDCLYGAFIYSTHPHAHVKGINFKSSLASQKVITVITAKDIPSGGQNIGTSFLMLGDEALFADPVAEFAGQNIGVVIAETQRYAYMAAKQAVVEYSTENLQPPILTIEDSIQRNSYFQTAPFLAPKPVGNYNQGMSEADHKILSAEVKLESQYYFYLETQVALAIPDEDNCITIYSSAQMPELTQDVVARCLGIPFNNVRVISRRVGGGFGGKAMKATHIACACAVAAFKLRRPVRMYLDRKTDMIMAGGRHPMKVKYSVGFKSDGKITALHLDLGINAGISPDVSPLMPYAIIGALKKYNWGALEFDTKICKTNVSSKSAMRGPGDVQGSFIAEAIIEHVASALSLDTNTIRKKNLHDFESLAVFYGESAGEASTYSLVTMFDKLASSPDYHHRAEMVEHYNRSNKWKKRGISCVPITYEVNLRPTPGKVSIMNDGSIAVEVGGVEIGQGLWTKVKQMTAFGLGQLCPDGGECLLDKVRVIQADTLSMIQGGFTAGSTTSETSCEAVRQSCAVLVERLKPIKESLEAKAIPVEWSALIAQASMGSVNLSAHAYWTPDPSFRSYLNYGAAVSEVEVDVLTGATTILRSDLLYDCGQSLNPAVDLGQIEGSFVQGVGFFTNEDYATNSDGLVIHDGTWTYKIPTVDTIPKQFNVEMFNSARDQKRVLSSKASGEPPLVLAASVHCAMREAIRAARKEFSVCTGPANSTATFQLDVPATMPVVKELCGLDVVERYLERISAAGPNTTKA; encoded by the exons GTGGCTGTGGTGCCTGCGTGGTCCTCATCTCCAAGTATGACCCGGCCACTGACGAGGTGACCGAGTTCTCTGCGAGCTCCTGCCTGACGCTCCTCCACAGCGTGAACCGTGGCTCGGTGACCACCAGCGAGGGAATTGGCAACACCAGGGATGGTTACCACCCCGTGCAGCAGCGCCTGGCAGGCTTCCACGCCTCACAGTGCGGCTTCTGCACTCCGGGCATGTGTATGTCCATCTTCTCCGCACTCTCCAAGGCCGACAAGAAGTCCGGCCGCCCAGACCCTCCCCCTGGCTTCTCCAAAATCACTGCCTCGGAGGCTGAGAGGGCTGTCTCGGGCAACCTTTGCCGCTGCACCGGATACAGGCCCATCATTGATACCTGCAAGAGCTTCTCCGCCGATGTTGACCTCGAGGACCTGGGCCTCAACTGCTTCTGGAAGAAGGGCAACGAGCCTGCAGATGCCAGCAAGCTGCCAAGCTACAACAGTCGCGCTGTGTGCACCTTCCCGGAGTTCCTCAAAGCCGAGATCAAGTCTGCAGTGGATCAGGTAAATGGTGCTCTGGTGACCGTCTCCGACGACGGGTGGTACCATCCTAAGAGCATCGAAGAGCTTCAAAGGTTGTTTGATTCCAACTGGTTCGATGAAAATTCTGTGAAGATTGTGGCTTCAAACACTGGGTCTGGAGTGTACAAGGATCAGGACCTCTATGACAAGTATATCGACATCAAGGGGATCCCAGAGCTTTCAGTCATCAACAGAAGCAGCAAGGGAATTGAGATCGGATCAGTTCTGTCCATCTCTAAAGCAATTGAAATATTGTCAGATGGAAATCTAGTCTTTAGAAAGATTGCGGATCATCTAAACAAAGTGGCCTCACCATTTATCCGGAACACTGCAACCATAGGTGGAAACATAATGATGGCACAGAGGTTGCCATTCGCATCGGACATTGCAACCATACTACTAGCTGCAGGTTCAACTGTCACCATACTGGTGGCTTCCAAAAGACTCTGCATTACTCTGGAGGAGTTCTTGCAGCAGCCGCCTTGTGATCCTAGGACCCTACTGTTGAGCATATTTGTCCCAGAATGGGGTTCAGATGATATCACTTTCGAGACTTTCCGAGCAGCCCCTCGTCCATTTGGTAATGCTGTCTCATATGTAAACTCCGCTTTCTTGGCAAGAACATCAAGCGACCACCACATTGAGGATATATGCTTGGCATTTGGTGCTTACGGAGTCGATCATGCCATAAGAGCTAGGAAGGTTGAGGATTTCCTGAAGAGCAAATCGGTGAGCCCATCTGTTATACTTGAAGCAGTTCAGTTGCTTAAAGAGAATGTTTCACCATCAGAAGGCACGACACACCCCGAATACAGGATCAGTTTGGCTGTCAGTTTTCTGTTCAGCTTCCTGTCTTCCCTTGCCAACAGCTCCAGTGCACCATCAAAGGCTGATACTCTCAATGCATCATATACTAATGGAATTACAAATGTTAGCACTGAGTACTCACCAGTCGAACATCTTAAGGTTGACTGCAATGATTTGCCAATTCGCTCAAGGCAAGAAATGGTTTTCAGTGATGAATACAAGCCTGTTGGCAAGCCGATTAAGAAAGCTGGGGCAGAGCTCCAAGCCTCTG GGGAGGCGGTGTACGTTGATGATATCCCTGCTCCCAAGGATTGCCTCTATGGAGCATTTATCTACAGCACACACCCTCATGCCCATGTGAAGGGTATCAACTTCAAATCATCTTTGGCTTCACAGAAGGTCATCACAGTGATCACTGCAAAGGATATTCCAAGTGGCGGACAAAATATTGGAACCAGCTTCCTGATGCTAGGAGATGAAGCACTTTTTGCTGATCCAGTTGCTGAATTTGCTGGTCAAAATATTGGCGTCGTG ATTGCTGAAACACAGAGGTATGCTTATATGGCTGCAAAGCAAGCTGTTGTTGAGTATAGCACGGAAAATCTGCAGCCACCAATTCTGACAATAGAAGATTCCATCCAACGAAACAGCTACTTCCAAACCGCCCCATTTTTAGCTCCCAAGCCAGTTGGTAATTACAACCAAGGGATGTCTGAAGCTGATCACAAGATTTTATCAGCAGAG GTAAAACTTGAATCCCAGTATTATTTCTACCTGGAGACTCAAGTGGCACTAGCTATTCCTGATGAAGATAACTGCATAACCATCTATTCCTCGGCACAAATGCCTGAGCTCACACAAGATGTAGTAGCAAGGTGCCTTGGCATTCCATTTAACAATGTCCGTGTCATCAGTAGAAGAGTTGGAGGAGGCTTTGGTGGAAAGGCAATGAAAGCAACACAT ATCGCATGTGCATGTGCCGTTGCTGCATTCAAGCTGCGGCGTCCTGTTAGGATGTACCTCGATCGCAAGACAGACATGATAATGGCAGGTGGACGGCATCCTATGAAGGTGAAGTACTCTGTTGGGTTCAAGTCAGATGGCAAGATCACAGCATTGCACCTTGATCTTGGGATCAATGCTGGAATATCACCAGATGTGAGTCCATTGATGCCATATGCTATCATAGGGGCTCTCAAAAAGTATAACTGGGGTGCTCTTGAATTTGACACCAAGATCTGCAAGACAAACgtctcatcaaaatcagcaatgCGGGGTCCTGGAGATGTGCAGGGCTCTTTCATCGCTGAAGCCATCATTGAGCATGTTGCCTCGGCACTCTCACTAGACACTAACACCATCAGAAAGAAGAACCTTCATGATTTTGAAAGCCTTGCAGTGTTCTATGGAGAAAGCGCAGGTGAAGCTTCTACATACAGCTTGGTCACCATGTTTGATAAGCTGGCCTCAAGTCCAGATTACCACCACAGAGCTGAAATGGTTGAGCACTATAATAGGAGCAACAAGTGGAAGAAACGTGGTATTTCTTGTGTGCCAATCACGTATGAGGTTAATCTTCGACCGACTCCAGGAAAGGTGTCCATCATGAACGATGGTTCCATCGCAGTTGAGGTTGGAGGAGTTGAGATAGGTCAAGGGTTGTGGACTAAAGTTAAGCAGATGACAGCATTTGGATTGGGACAGCTGTGTCCTGATGGTGGTGAATGCCTCCTGGACAAGGTGCGGGTTATCCAGGCAGACACATTAAGCATGATCCAGGGAGGTTTCACTGCTGGGAGCACCACTTCTGAAACTAGCTGTGAAGCGGTTCGACAATCATGTGCTGTGCTCGTTGAGAGGCTCAAGCCTATCAAGGAGAGTCTGGAAGCTAAGGCCATTCCAGTGGAATGGAGTGCCTTGATTGCTCAG GCGAGCATGGGGAGTGTGAACTTATCGGCACATGCATACTGGACTCCCGATCCATCTTTCAGGAGCTACTTGAACTATGGAGCTGCCGTCAGTGAG GTGGAAGTTGATGTCCTGACAGGAGCAACCACAATCCTACGGAGTGACCTCTTGTACGACTGCGGGCAGAGCCTGAACCCTGCTGTGGACTTGGGCCAG ATCGAAGGCTCATTTGTCCAAGGAGTTGGCTTCTTCACGAACGAAGACTACGCTACAAACTCTGATGGCCTGGTCATCCATGACGGCACATGGACGTACAAGATCCCCACGGTGGACACCATTCCCAAGCAGTTCAACGTTGAGATGTTTAACAGCGCCCGCGACCAGAAGCGTGTCCTGTCTTCGAAAG CGTCGGGCGAGCCGCCACTGGTTCTCGCGGCCTCGGTGCACTGCGCGATGAGGGAGGCGATCAGGGCCGCCAGGAAGGAGTTTTCAGTCTGCACTGGCCCAGCAAACTCCACTGCCACATTCCAGTTGGACGTCCCGGCGACGATGCCCGTCGTCAAGGAGCTCTGCGGCCTGGACGTCGTGGAGAGGTACCTCGAGAGGATATCTGCTGCTGGCCCAAACACTACGAAAGCATAG